From the Cryptomeria japonica chromosome 2, Sugi_1.0, whole genome shotgun sequence genome, one window contains:
- the LOC131060530 gene encoding MADS-box protein GGM13 isoform X2: MGRGKIEIKRIENVSNRQVTFSKRKGGLRKKAHELSVLCEAEVALIIFSSTGKLIEYASSSMKKILERYVTVSGARVWDYEQQMFYYEVERSKNENEWLRSQLRHRMGEDLSCTPLEHLYQLEQELEIATTKVRKRKDQLISLQLDSLRQREASLECNNKYLHHALLENQALQSYYSNALCQQEEPNHPQVTTALPAFRVQPSQPNLKDSGYIQPDLQLGFNFSGPQP, from the exons ATGGGAAGGGGAAAGATTGAGATCAAGAGGATTGAGAATGTCAGTAACAGGCAAGTTACATTCTCAAAGCGGAAAGGAGGGCTAAGGAAGAAAGCACATGAACTTTCAGTATTGTGTGAAGCAGAGGTTGCTCTCATTATCTTTTCCAGTACTGGAAAATTGATTGAATATGCAAGCAGCAG CATGAAGAAAATTTTAGAGAGATATGTTACAGTCTCGGGAGCTCGCGTGTGGGATTATGAACAACAG ATGTTTTATTACGAAGTGGAAAGATCTAAGAACGAAAATGAGTGGCTTAGAAGTCAGCTGAG GCATAGAATGGGTGAAGATTTGTCCTGCACACCTCTAGAGCACCTGTATCAACTGGAGCAGGAACTTGAGATTGCAACAACTAAGGTTCgcaaaagaaag GATCAGCTCATCTCCTTGCAATTAGATTCCTTAAGGCAAAGG GAGGCTTCACTAGAATGCAATAACAAATACCTTCACCATGCG TTGCTTGAGAATCAGGCTCTACAGAGTTATTACTCAAATGCACTATGCCAGCAAGAAGAACCAAATCATCCTCAAGTCACAACTGCACTACCTGCATTTCGTGTGCAACCAAGCCAACCAAACTTGAAGGACAGTGGCTATATACAGCCAGATCTACAGCTAGG GTTTAACTTTAGTGGCCCACAACCTTGA
- the LOC131060530 gene encoding MADS-box protein GGM13 isoform X1, whose product MGRGKIEIKRIENVSNRQVTFSKRKGGLRKKAHELSVLCEAEVALIIFSSTGKLIEYASSSMKKILERYVTVSGARVWDYEQQQMFYYEVERSKNENEWLRSQLRHRMGEDLSCTPLEHLYQLEQELEIATTKVRKRKDQLISLQLDSLRQREASLECNNKYLHHALLENQALQSYYSNALCQQEEPNHPQVTTALPAFRVQPSQPNLKDSGYIQPDLQLGFNFSGPQP is encoded by the exons ATGGGAAGGGGAAAGATTGAGATCAAGAGGATTGAGAATGTCAGTAACAGGCAAGTTACATTCTCAAAGCGGAAAGGAGGGCTAAGGAAGAAAGCACATGAACTTTCAGTATTGTGTGAAGCAGAGGTTGCTCTCATTATCTTTTCCAGTACTGGAAAATTGATTGAATATGCAAGCAGCAG CATGAAGAAAATTTTAGAGAGATATGTTACAGTCTCGGGAGCTCGCGTGTGGGATTATGAACAACAG CAGATGTTTTATTACGAAGTGGAAAGATCTAAGAACGAAAATGAGTGGCTTAGAAGTCAGCTGAG GCATAGAATGGGTGAAGATTTGTCCTGCACACCTCTAGAGCACCTGTATCAACTGGAGCAGGAACTTGAGATTGCAACAACTAAGGTTCgcaaaagaaag GATCAGCTCATCTCCTTGCAATTAGATTCCTTAAGGCAAAGG GAGGCTTCACTAGAATGCAATAACAAATACCTTCACCATGCG TTGCTTGAGAATCAGGCTCTACAGAGTTATTACTCAAATGCACTATGCCAGCAAGAAGAACCAAATCATCCTCAAGTCACAACTGCACTACCTGCATTTCGTGTGCAACCAAGCCAACCAAACTTGAAGGACAGTGGCTATATACAGCCAGATCTACAGCTAGG GTTTAACTTTAGTGGCCCACAACCTTGA